From one Fibrobacter sp. UWR4 genomic stretch:
- a CDS encoding peptidylprolyl isomerase, with the protein MEIIQDKLKVSIAYTLKELSGKILEEVPATHPFVYIHGYNNIIPGLEEALTGHKVNDIFSVEIPTEKGYGPFREDLVIEVPKEELREIGEIWLGMELEMCQDEDIREFQLPESEDEFIEGLNLDSDEDEADGIYTIKEIRKNTVLVDGNHPFAGKDLIFDVQVVAIESPSFTELESGFPDKNEDDFNEFEDEDGQGFGDDFGHNPENYRRWR; encoded by the coding sequence ATGGAAATAATTCAAGACAAGCTGAAGGTCAGCATTGCCTACACATTGAAGGAACTTTCTGGTAAAATCCTCGAAGAAGTTCCTGCGACCCATCCTTTTGTCTATATCCACGGATACAACAACATTATTCCGGGTCTGGAAGAAGCTTTGACAGGCCACAAGGTCAACGACATTTTTTCCGTGGAAATCCCTACCGAAAAAGGTTATGGACCGTTCCGTGAGGATCTGGTCATCGAAGTCCCCAAGGAAGAACTGCGCGAAATTGGCGAAATCTGGCTTGGCATGGAACTGGAAATGTGCCAGGACGAGGATATTCGCGAATTCCAGCTGCCTGAATCCGAGGACGAGTTCATCGAGGGACTGAACCTGGACAGCGACGAAGACGAAGCCGATGGAATTTACACCATCAAGGAAATCCGTAAGAATACGGTCCTCGTAGACGGCAACCATCCTTTTGCCGGCAAGGACCTGATTTTCGACGTACAGGTGGTGGCAATCGAATCCCCCAGCTTCACCGAACTGGAATCCGGATTCCCGGATAAAAACGAAGACGATTTTAATGAATTTGAAGACGAAGACGGCCAAGGCTTTGGTGACGACTTCGGACACAACCCCGAAAACTACAGGAGATGGCGCTAA
- the rpiA gene encoding ribose-5-phosphate isomerase RpiA yields MASMDELKKAAGVKAADMIKDGMTVGLGTGSTAAHMVNRLAERIKTEGIKVTGVSTSWSTTLQCRALGIPLKEMGEVSHLDMVIDGADEIDGNRNLIKGRGAAHLLEKIVASMTDNYVIIADSGKKVDVLGTKFAVPLEIIPGAIAVVTERVAKLGGEVKVRMGAPGKDGPVISDSGNLIADAKFPPIADADKLARDLEHIVGIVGHGLFINMATKVILADADKGLIEF; encoded by the coding sequence ATGGCATCCATGGACGAACTGAAGAAGGCAGCTGGCGTTAAGGCTGCAGACATGATCAAGGACGGCATGACCGTCGGTCTCGGTACAGGCAGTACCGCAGCCCACATGGTGAACCGCCTTGCAGAACGTATCAAGACCGAAGGCATCAAGGTCACTGGCGTCTCTACCAGCTGGAGCACTACCTTGCAGTGCCGCGCTCTGGGCATTCCCCTGAAGGAAATGGGCGAAGTTTCTCATCTTGACATGGTGATTGACGGCGCAGACGAAATCGACGGCAACCGCAACCTCATCAAGGGCCGCGGTGCAGCTCACCTGCTGGAAAAGATCGTCGCATCCATGACCGACAACTACGTCATTATCGCGGACTCCGGCAAGAAGGTGGACGTCCTGGGCACCAAGTTCGCCGTACCTCTGGAAATCATCCCGGGCGCAATCGCGGTAGTTACCGAACGAGTCGCAAAGCTGGGTGGTGAAGTGAAGGTCCGTATGGGCGCTCCTGGCAAGGATGGTCCGGTCATTAGCGATTCCGGCAACCTCATCGCCGACGCCAAGTTCCCGCCCATCGCAGATGCAGACAAGCTGGCCCGCGACCTGGAACATATCGTAGGCATCGTGGGTCATGGTCTGTTCATCAACATGGCAACCAAGGTGATCCTTGCCGACGCTGACAAGGGCCTCATCGAATTCTAA